In the Carassius gibelio isolate Cgi1373 ecotype wild population from Czech Republic chromosome B24, carGib1.2-hapl.c, whole genome shotgun sequence genome, one interval contains:
- the LOC128013343 gene encoding receptor activity-modifying protein 1 isoform X2 has product MQDYRIVLEERHNVTYEDNENFQNQDSPIHYSYCHEEVLNYYGGLCWEIFNVNMSELGKDNWCNMEMVIRNYNMLTECVENVCYALKCFYPNHVMEELFVRIHQQYFSSCNNEEDLPDAPAGVVLISTLLPILLIPFIVYIVIWKSSLRD; this is encoded by the exons ATGCAAGATTACAGAATAGTACTTGAAG AGAGACACAATGTCACGTATGAGGACAATG AGAATTTTCAGAATCAAGATTCTCCAATACACTACAGTTACTGTCATGAAGAGGTTTTGAATTATTATGGTGGACTGTGCTGGGAGATTTTCAATGTCAACATGAGTGAACTGGGCAAGGACAATTGGTGTAATATGGAGATGGTGATAAG AAACTACAACATGTTAACTGAGTGTGTTGAGAACGTATGCTATGCGCTAAAGTGTTTCTACCCTAATCACGTGATGGAGGAGCTGTTCGTGAGGATACACCAGCAGTACTTCAGTTCTTGTAACAATGAAGAAGATTTACCCGACGCCCCGGCTGGAGTCGTGCTCATATCCACACTGCTGCCTATCCTCCTCATACCCTTCATAGTCTACATCGTGATCTGGAAGAGTAGTTTAAGGGACTGA
- the LOC128013343 gene encoding receptor activity-modifying protein 1 isoform X1, producing the protein MLHLSGLLLLLLDPSMICGQTMQDYRIVLEERHNVTYEDNENFQNQDSPIHYSYCHEEVLNYYGGLCWEIFNVNMSELGKDNWCNMEMVIRNYNMLTECVENVCYALKCFYPNHVMEELFVRIHQQYFSSCNNEEDLPDAPAGVVLISTLLPILLIPFIVYIVIWKSSLRD; encoded by the exons ATGCTTCATCTCTCTGGATTACTTTTGCTTTTGCTGGATCCATCTATGATCTGTG GTCAAACGATGCAAGATTACAGAATAGTACTTGAAG AGAGACACAATGTCACGTATGAGGACAATG AGAATTTTCAGAATCAAGATTCTCCAATACACTACAGTTACTGTCATGAAGAGGTTTTGAATTATTATGGTGGACTGTGCTGGGAGATTTTCAATGTCAACATGAGTGAACTGGGCAAGGACAATTGGTGTAATATGGAGATGGTGATAAG AAACTACAACATGTTAACTGAGTGTGTTGAGAACGTATGCTATGCGCTAAAGTGTTTCTACCCTAATCACGTGATGGAGGAGCTGTTCGTGAGGATACACCAGCAGTACTTCAGTTCTTGTAACAATGAAGAAGATTTACCCGACGCCCCGGCTGGAGTCGTGCTCATATCCACACTGCTGCCTATCCTCCTCATACCCTTCATAGTCTACATCGTGATCTGGAAGAGTAGTTTAAGGGACTGA
- the LOC128013342 gene encoding C-C chemokine receptor type 7 has product MERFDSTTEDFSSSYTYDYDYNYTDMVTEANVTDVEELCVASKEQELTITVVQTTVFLIVFFLGVFGNGLVIATFARYRRLRLRCMTDVFLFYLALSDLLLLLTLPLETGETLIGSWEFGEGLCKLNRGMYAINTYGGLLLLACISVDRYLVVVRTRAIRKRSSGTLFYSTLSALGVALTSVFLSLPDLLFSSVENDMGSDVLLCDMKVWGDGVSKWKLWAQMAKIAGFCIPCVAMVVCYGAIGRVLIRAGGNCWRRQRTLRLMALLVVLFLLFQLPYTMVLLIKIFKPTQINCEDWTKFHLQENITRNLAYVRCCLNPLLYALVGVRFRNDIIRLLMDTGCMCTCVSHITPQHDNGSSITPSSPAPTILSSFPSSYMSSKKTPALDTPAADTAETFIFPMPISSKKTSGLMSWCHQ; this is encoded by the coding sequence ATGGAGCGATTTGATTCAACTACAGAAGATTTTTCATCAAGCTACACTTATGATTATGATTACAATTACACTGATATGGTCACCGAGGCCAATGTCACTGATGTTGAGGAGCTGTGTGTAGCCAGCAAAGAACAGGAGCTGACCATTACTGTTGTCCAGACCACGGTCTTCCTCATTGTCTTCTTCTTAGGTGTGTTTGGTAACGGGCTGGTCATTGCCACATTTGCACGGTACCGCCGTCTACGTCTACGCTGCATGACCGATGTCTTCCTGTTCTACCTGGCTCTGTCCGACTTGCTGCTTCTGCTGACTCTTCCGTTAGAGACGGGAGAGACACTGATCGGCAGCTGGGAGTTCGGAGAGGGGCTGTGCAAGCTAAACCGTGGTATGTATGCCATCAACACCTATGGAGGTCTGCTGTTGTTGGCTTGCATTAGCGTTGATCGCTATTTGGTGGTGGTTCGCACCAGGGCCATACGGAAGAGGAGTTCTGGGACTCTGTTTTACAGCACACTGTCTGCGCTTGGAGTCGCACTTACTTCTGTCTTCCTGAGCCTGCCAGACTTGCTCTTCAGCTCCGTGGAGAACGACATGGGTTCAGACGTCCTCTTGTGTGATATGAAAGTTTGGGGCGATGGAGTGAGTAAATGGAAGCTGTGGGCCCAGATGGCAAAGATCGCAGGATTCTGCATCCCTTGCGTGGCGATGGTGGTGTGTTACGGCGCGATCGGACGTGTCTTGATCCGTGCCGGTGGCAACTGTTGGCGCAGACAGAGGACTTTGCGCCTGATGGCACTTCTGGTGGTTCTTTTCCTTCTCTTTCAGCTTCCTTACACGATGGTGCTTCTGATTAAAATATTCAAACCCACTCAGATAAACTGCGAAGACTGGACCAAGTTCCACCTTCAGGAAAACATAACGCGCAATCTGGCTTATGTGAGGTGCTGCCTGAACCCTTTGCTCTACGCACTCGTTGGGGTCAGATTCAGAAATGACATTATCAGGCTCTTGATGGACACCGGGTGCATGTGTACGTGTGTGTCCCATATAACTCCACAGCATGACAACGGAAGCTCCATCACACCATCGTCTCCGGCTCCAACCATCCTTTCATCCTTCCCATCTTCTTACATGTCTTCCAAGAAAACACCTGCCCTGGACACACCTGCCGCAGACACAGCTGAAACCTTCATTTTTCCAATGCCCATATCTAGTAAAAAGACTTCAGGACTTATGAGCTGGTGTCATCAATAA
- the LOC128012944 gene encoding C1q-related factor-like has product MLLLVLVVLIPVLVHLAGSTENGGQYEMLGTCRMVCDPFLEKTGTTDGIGTGTAITNTQLEAEALTDHSMGPPLPTYTHGPQGKPGRQGKPGLPGPPGPPGPPGEPGPPGPMGPPGNKNHTERPDIFALGGRTATGMGTAIYTMGPRVAFYAGLRNPQEGYEVLRFDDIVTNIGNNYDGSTGKFVCKVPGTYFFTYNVLMRGGDGTSMWADLLKNGQVRASAIAQDQDQSYDYASNTVILHLDPGDEIFIKLDGGKAHGGNSNKYSTFAGFILYSD; this is encoded by the exons ATGCTGCTCTTGGTGCTGGTGGTCCTCATTCCTGTTCTGGTTCATTTGGCGGGCAGCACTGAAAACGGAGGTCAGTACGAGATGCTGGGCACTTGCCGAATGGTCTGCGATCCATTCTTGGAAAAAACTGGCACTACCGATGGTATCGGTACGGGCACGGCTATCACTAATACGCAGTTGGAAGCTGAGGCGCTGACTGATCATAGCATGGGACCCCCATTGCCCACCTACACCCACGGACCACAGGGCAAACCCGGCCGCCAAGGAAAACCAGGGCTTCCAGGTCCTCCAGGACCCCCGGGACCACCCGGAGAGCCAGGTCCTCCAGGACCAATGGGGCCACCGGGAAATAAAAACCACACCGAGCGGCCGGACATCTTTGCTCTGGGTGGAAGAACAGCTACCGGAATGGGGACAGCCATCTATACCATGGGACCCCGTGTGGCCTTTTACGCAGGTCTGCGAAACCCGCAGGAGGGCTACGAGGTTCTGAGGTTTGATGACATAGTTACAAACATTGGGAATAACTACGATGGATCGACTGGGAAATTTGTGTGCAAGGTTCCAGGGACGTACTTCTTCACATATAACGTCCTCATGAGAGGAGGAGATGGAACAAGTATGTGGGCAGATCTCCTGAAAAACGGACAG GTGAGAGCCAGTGCCATTGCTCAGGATCAGGATCAGAGTTATGACTACGCCTCAAACACCGTCATCCTGCACCTCGACCCCGGGGACGAGATCTTCATCAAGCTGGACGGTGGGAAAGCACACGGCGGGAACAGCAACAAGTACAGCACTTTCGCTGGCTTCATTCTGTACAGTGACTAG